A segment of the Mogibacterium diversum genome:
GTAGTTGAACTTTTCCTTAAGTGCTGCAAAAACACTCTCGTCATACTTTGTTCTTAGTCTATTTGCCACTGTCTCTCCTCCTTTCCTAGTCTACTACGGCGTTGGTCTTCTTTGAGTATCTAACCTTCTTGCCGTTCTCAATCTTAGTTCCAAGTCTTACACCCTGCTTGCTCTCCTTTTCGTAGAACATAACATTTGATGCATCGATAGGACCTTCTATGTGCTTAATCTCGGATGCGGATGTTCTTGTAGCCTTTGCGTGCTTAGTCTGCACGTTTACACCCTCAACAACAACCTTGTTAGCCTTTGGAATAGCTCTTAGAACCGTTCCAACCTTGCCCTTATCCTTGCCCGAGATAACTACTACTGTATCGCCTTTTCTAATCTGCATTTGTACACCCCCTATAATACTTCCGGTGCCAAAGACACAATCTTCATAAAGCCGTTATCTCTAAGTTCCCTAGCAACAGGTCCGAAGATACGTGTTCCTACAGGGTTCTTATCGCTTCTGTCTTTGATAATTACAGCAGCATTCTGGTCAAATTTTACGTAGCT
Coding sequences within it:
- the rplX gene encoding 50S ribosomal protein L24 — encoded protein: MQIRKGDTVVVISGKDKGKVGTVLRAIPKANKVVVEGVNVQTKHAKATRTSASEIKHIEGPIDASNVMFYEKESKQGVRLGTKIENGKKVRYSKKTNAVVD